DNA sequence from the Callospermophilus lateralis isolate mCalLat2 chromosome 2, mCalLat2.hap1, whole genome shotgun sequence genome:
TGTTAGGAATTATCTTGGTCTTACTTCTCTGATTTTTCTTACATTgacatttcattatttttttatttaagaatatttttctcTTGTTCAACTTATTATATTCTTTTTAGAAGGAGGGAAAATGTCAATAGCTCTGGGTTTTTACTGCTGTGATATTTATGATGCTATATACTTAAGTTCAAGTTTTTGGATAAGGGACCACTATAGGACTTATTGCTATAAGTGCCACCACTAAAATTATCAATTGTGACTCTAAAGAGATTTCCATTATTTTTATTAGGAGTAGGTGACCATCATTAAAATAAACAATTCTAGGAAAATATTTAGTAATATTAAAATAGAAAGTGATTCTAGGGTAAATCCATCGGATGTAATTACCCCTTTATAAAATAAGGACCTTTATTATGataataaaaatatcaacaacatgaaaaatataaataaaaaatcaacTAAAGACCCcatgtattttttggattttataaataatattattaatttttataaataaaaatgatgacTAAAAtaaatgttgggctggggatgtggctcaagccatagctcgcttgcctggcatgcgtgtggcccgggttcgatcctcagcaccacatacaaagatgttgtgtccgccgaaaactaaaaaaaataaataaatactaaaattctctcccactctctttaaaaataaataaataaataaataagtaaataaatgcatGGAAAGAATTTGAAGAATACATACAgacaagaagaaaaaggaaagaaaatgatgGAATTAAAAATTAGAATTATCTAGTAAACCATGTCAACGATTTAccagaaaaaaaggatgaaaactacactattttatttattaaaagccACTAAGAGTctcagaaaattgaaaatagaTCTGATAATGCACttccatgtatttttatctgagttaacaaaatggaacaaaagaaaaaaacagctagGAGACATAGGTGGTAAAATTTTAAAGTTCATATAGATACTATACCTGTAAGAAAAAGATagcataaataaaataagggggtCAGTACCCAAAATAATCTTGATAAAAGGAAAGACATCGCAGATGAAACATCACAAAGAAACCTTGGTTTACTTGAGAACATAACACTTACTCAAGCcttttattgaaaaatatataCCATGTTAATTGAAAGTTTTGTAAGGTAGGAACATATTCAGAATTCAAGATTGCAAAGGAGTCAATCTTCAAACTCTTGCATAATGTTGGACCATCATTTAATGTATCATACATGTCTTTTCTCTCCCCCAAGCAAATGGGAAGTATACTTATTTGACAAACTTTTAGTTTAATAACTGAGCTAGGATAGTACATGATTCAAGAAATTTTTCTATTAGACTCTGCTATTCACCCAAGGATTTGTCCTTGCTCTCTAATGGCAGTTCTGTAAAATGATTCATTAAATTCATAGCTAGTTTTGTTCTTCCCCATACAGATGTATTTCTAATACCTTCATGGCTCCTGGAAATCTCACCCAGTTGACTGAGTTCATTCTCATAGGAGTCTCAGATCTTCCAGAGCTGCAGATTCCTCTCTTCCTGGTCTTCCTGCTCATCTATGGGCTGACAGTCATGGGGAACCTGGGCTTCATCACCCTCACCAGTGTTGATTCTATACTTCAAACCCCCATGTACTTTTTCCTCCGACATCTGGCTATTATAAATTTTAGCAACTTGACCATCATTGCTCCTAAAATGCTGGTAAATTTTTTACGAAGTGAGAAAACCTCTTTATACTTTGAATGTGCCAcccaactgggaggattcctggtTTTCATCGTAGCTGAGGTGTTCATGCTGGCggtgatggcctatgaccgctatgtggccatttGCAATCCCCTGCTCTACATGGTGGTGGTATCTCTGCGGTTCTGCcttctgctggtgtccctcaccTACTTCTATGGCTTTTGTACAGCTATTGTGGTGACACCTTGTGTGTTTTCTGTGTATTATTGCTCTTCCAATGTCATCAATCATTTTTATTGTGATACTATgcctctgttaacattgtcttgctCTGATACTTACATTCCAGAAACAGTAGTCTTTATATCTGCAgcttcaaatattgttttttctaTGACAGTAGTTCTAGTATCTTATTTCAACATTGTTTGGTCTATTCTAAGGATGCGTTCTTCAGAGGGAAGGAAAAAAGCCTTTTCCACCTGTGCTTCACATATGATGGCAGTCACAGTTTTCTATGGGACCCTGCTGTTCATGTATTTGCAGCCTCAAACTAATTACTCATTAGATACTGATAAAATGGCATCTGTGTTTTACACCCTGGTGATCCCCATGCTGAACCCCATgatctacagcctgaggaacaaggaAGTGAAGGCTGCCTTAAGGAGATTCATGACAAATCCCTGCTATTCATTTAGGTCAATGTAATTTAGGGACTCTTTGTGTAAACAAACAGAAGGTTTAGGTAATAACAGAAACAAAGTTGTTACTCAATAATTTTGCCCGGAAATGAACAGGCAGTAAGTTTGGAAGAAATATTTCTCagagtcagaaaaaaatattacatGTATTTGAACAGAAAATCAAAACATTGATAAGAGAAATAAATTAATCATTCTTCTTCTTTGGCCTTTCTTTTGTTGTTCCTATTACAGACAACATGGTTAAATAGTGTGTATCACTCATTCTTGAAGATCTGTAATTATTCAGAATTAAAACCATTTTTACAACTAAGTTACCAAAGTTGAACCAacagttttatttaaaataaaactcccaggctggggttgtagctcagaggtagattgTTTGccttgaggccctggatttgatcctcagcaccacataaagataaataaataaaaataaagtgattgtgttcatctacaactaaactaataaaataaaataaaactcccTATCTCTTTCTTAATGTTATTTAAATGAACAAGTGTATTCCACCTGTGAATTTAAGACAGTCAACCTGAATATAATTGAATTATATGATTCCGAGTCATATAATCTACACAATTTGTGAATAAAACACACAGAGATGGATCACTGAATACTCTTTCATGCAAGGTAaaagttttacttttttattgcTCTAAGTTTCATTATACAAGTTTGTGTAGGGACACTAGGGTATATCTTAAGCCGATTAAAAAACTCAACTGGAAGATACATATGGACAATTAAGTGAACATCCAGTATGTATATCATCTGTACCTATAAACAGGTTGTGATTCTTACAATGTAGAATCACTATCTTCAGGTATGGTAGTTATGCTGTAATGAAAAGAAATACAATCCTACAAAATATGGTTAGACTAGGAGACACAGAAACCTTATAGTTGGTTTATCCTCAAAGTTTccttattattcttatttttatttggggttgtatttttatttttatataatgttGGCACAAAGATGTGCAATTTTAGTTTCTTGGAATATTTTAAGAATTCTATCCAGTAAGTATTTCTTTATGTCGGCTCCTGCCAAACTATTTTTTAGTTAGGTTTTCTACTGAACTGTGGAATAGTATGACTACATGTTATAGTATGACTACATatgaaatttcttcagttttatgtaatcttttactttttttctttattttttattagggcATTATATTTTACTTAATTGTGGGGTTTATTtcaacatattcataaatgcatataacataatataTTCCATTTCAATTCCACCCCTCCTACCTTCCCCTGACCCTCATCCTCTACCTAATGGTCTTTCTTCTATTAATTTAGTTTTAAATTGTGCAATAtataaaattgtaatgcattgtgATATACTCATATATGCTCATAGCACAATTTGTTCAATTTCATTCCTCAATTCTTCCCTTTCCATTCCCTCCTCACTACCCCTTGATACTCTTCCTACTCTattgttctcccttctatttttattagATTCACTTTTTCAAAATCTCTAATCTCTCTAGCTACTGCaaataacacacacaaaaaaaagattaTACCCTTGTCTTTGTcaatctggcttattttacttaataaggtATTCTTCAATTTCTTATATTTATGAGAAATTAACATAGTTTCATTCttcattatggctgagtaaaacttcattgtgtggggctggggctgtggctcagtggtagagcacttgtctctcccatgcgaggcactgggttcaattctcagcaccacatataaataaataaagatttaaaagcaAAAAACTTCATTGTGTGTACATATACCCACCCTCCTTTTACATTTCATGGAATAACTAAAGAGAATTGGCATCAGAATTTAACCGAGAATCCATCTGTTCCtgtgatttttgttgttattgttgttttgggtaccagggattgaactcacgggcactggaccactgagtcacatccccagtcctattttctattttcttcagaAACAGGGTCTCCCTGTGTTACTTAGAACCTGACTTTTGCTGAGgcggactttgaactcatgatcctcctgtctcagcctccagagccactggaattacaggtgcatTAACCACTGTGCCAGGTGTaatatttgctgttgttgttgttggaagatttttatttgatACTTCAATCTCATTACTTGCTCTCAGTCTGCTTaagttttctgtattttattgattcaatttgggtaggtcatatataggtcatatttatctagaaatttgttAATACCTTCTAGATTTTCtgatttattagaatataagttCTCATAATAGTTCATAGTTCTCTTATTAATTTAATTCATGTCTCTATTATCTCCTTTATATTCAATAATTTTGTTTATTgggtcctttctctttttcttttgcttaGTTTGGTTAAGAATTTATctgtcttatttatcttttcaaagaaccaatcttTTGTTGCAATGATTTTTTTGCATTATTTTGTTCTCAATTTCCTTAATTTAGCTTTTGACACTAATTATTCCATGAGTTCTATCAGTTCTGAAATTTGTTTGTTCTTGCTTTATGGGGGTCTTAAAATGCAGCATTAGGTTAATTACTTGGTCTCATTGCTTATGTAGTTAAatgctagaaatgatttttttttagaaatgccTTCATACTCTTCCTGAAATTTCGCTTTCattttttctaagatttttttttctttgtttttctctgaTTTATTGCTTTCTGATGGTGGTAATGAGGgcagaacccagggcttcataaaTTAGAGGCAAGTATTCCATACCTCCAGTCCTCTCCATGATTTCTTCTATGATTCTTTCCTCACTTAAAAAACAATGTTCAATCTCTGTGTTAAAATAGTTTATGTTTAGACCTTAATTGACTTCTAATTCCATTTTACAAAGATATAAAAGATAACAAactattgagaattttttttgtaTGCTAAGAAGCTCCTTTGTAtcttaaaatatggtctattttagagaatactccatgtgctgctgagaagaaagtgagtTTAATTGTTAATGAATATAATATTCTATAGATGCTTGTTAAGTACATTTTAATCcctatttctcaacccagacaaaactcaactcaaaatggatcaaagacctaggcattggaccagagaccctgtatccactagaagaaaatgtaggcccaaatctctatcATAACAACTTTAGGAACCCACTTCTTCAACAAGATTCCTTAAGTGGAAGAATTAAGATCAAGAACCAATAAGTACGATGGTATAAAACTAAAAATCTTTCTCAAAGCAAAGTAAACAATCCAGAATGTAAAAAGAGTCCctacagaatggaaaaaaaaatcacattcacAATTTTTCCTCTTAAGTTTTTGTCAAGGCCTTGTGTGCCCCAACATTTCTTAATCCAATTAATTGCCAATTATTCTTTTTTGCCAACAAATGCCCAAGGATAAAGATATTTTCATAGAATCAACTCCAAGGAAGGCAATGACCCATGTAAAGACTTCCCCAGGAAGTCAACAAATTATTTAGAAATGGGAGAAGACTTCTTAAGGAGCTCCAGAGCTGATCTGCACACCCTAATGGTTGCACATTTTCTGATTTTCACAGCTACTGTACCAGATTTCTGTTTTTTGACACtttgtataattatatattatatatattgaaGATGGTGAATGAGAGTAGTTTATGTTACCACcccatatttaaatttttaacaaGGTTCAgccgtttattttattttattttttattttatatgtgatgGATTATTGCTAAGCTTTCATTGAACACTGAGTTttataaaaattgatttttaaagtatACTTCTCCATGTTTTTGTAGTTTTTATAGACACATGGATTCTCCAGTCTTCATTCCACTGTTGCATGTAGGTTCCTcatgtttctatttttctttgtcaaaaacataagaattttttataatcCCTCAGTTAATTAAGATCTTTCATAATTATACAAATCCACATATATTCATTAAAAAGTCAGTATGACAACTCAAGTAATTAATCGTGGAAATATTGCAATATTTATATTATTAGgaaatatgatttcctatatgacTACCTGGTGATGAAGTTTTAAAAGGACACAGTTGTTTGAGCCAGTTTCCACTGAGTGCATCCCTTTCTAAGCAGAGGCTACTGACTGTCTCTCTGGAATACTAATTTACTAGTGAATACAAACCACACTTGACTACGCCACAGCCTCTAAGCATTTTGTTATGCTCTTCAATACTTAAGGGATAATTAACAAAACATTTTGCATCTCCTAAGGGGactctcaaaatttgaaaaaaaaaaaatctataaattgtCCTCACTATTCCATGTAAGAAACACATGGGGCAGTCAAGACAGAGAATTcattacaggtaaaaaaaaaagaaagaaagaaagaaagtttcatGTGTAGGTCTATGATACAGGTAGTCACAATATATCAGTGAAATTTGCAAAGTTCCATGGAAAAAATGATGCTATTCTGACTTAGTGCTGTGCTTTTAACCTCTCATATCCAAAGAGAAATAGGAATCCTCTCTATttcacttcatttatttttaaaatattttgcatttttttttaaattggagatttaacacaggggtgctttaccactgagctaattttccatccctttttgttttctattttgaagAGTTGTACTACGTTGCGTAGGGCCTCGCTGAGATGCTGAGGCTACCCTCAAAATTTTGGTACTCCAGTCTCAGCTTcccaaccactgggattacaggtgtgtgccatcatgcccagctattTTACATACTTTCATAGGTATGCATCTTCATACTAAACATCATGACATTATGTGCAAAATACTTGTTTTgtataaataattttatctccaattGAGGTCAAAACTAAGAGCAAATAAGGCACaggaagataaaaatattttaaaagccatAATAAAGTAACTGAAATACTCAATAATTATTTCTATAAAAatatagacacattttttcatttgCTGATGTAAAAAAACAGAAGTTTCTATCTCACAGTAGAAGGTGAAATCATTATTTGAAACTTAAGAGAATATGGAGAAGACAGATTTATGGTAAAATAGAATGTCCAGATTGTGCTTGGCAGTCTGTTGAAATGTGTGAAGAGGAGAGTATGATTGTTTTAAAAAGAGGACATAGTTTTCAAAAACTAAAGTTGCTTACTCAACCTCAACATTAAAGAATGAAAACACAATCTGGTTCGAGCCAGAAAACCCAAAGCTGCTGAGTGGAAGCTCATTTGTATTTTCTGAACTAACGAGAAAACAGATAACTACAAGTGTGATTTTTGGTGTTAGTAACTGCAAAGAAAACCAAAGCAAATGGCCAAAACGCAAGATTTGTATTTCTTCCTATTGTATTTAACTGAAGATATCTTCTAGTAGCACCACCTATTGATATGTAGTTCCATATTTATGATGTAAGAAAAATGTACCCATTGGGGAAGTGTGGGAAAACAAGAGAGCAGAATttttgagcaatattttaaatgatttacATGTAAATTCTGGTAATCACCTTTATAAATaatgtaaaaattatatattttattttggttgTAGCTCAAAGATCTTTCATACAATTTTCTTTGTAAATAGGAtcatctttctctttttaaagatgCAGTTAATAATTGTGAAATCATTAACTCTCTTTCATTAACATGCATTCCAActcattatacatatatatatatatatatatatatatgaattataaattatgaattatatatgtatattataaattataagctatatacatatatattcaatttGTAGGGTATTTCAATATATATCTATTTAATTATATACATGTTTATCTCCATTATGTAGTAGAATATAATTTAAAGAAgcttttatatattaaatatataaaaggaCATCAAATCACATCTTATTTGTGTCTAAACTATGgagtattttattttgttccaTTAGTATTGTACTACATAGTGGTatacaaatttttatttaaatctttAATCAATATAATTAAGGAATTTTCATGAAGTTCCTTAATATAAAATCAATGGAGACTTCCTTCTATTGCCCTAGGACTTTGCCTGataaaatactttcaaattttgcatacatgtttttatttctaaattaCAATGAAATGTTCATTTGAGAAAGATCAATATTTCAAGTAAATGTAtgtcaaaataatttatattaaatgttATAAGAATAGTTATGAAAATGTAAAATAAGCAATAAAAAATCACCTTGTTTGCTCAATTTCATCATGAAACAGGTGAGAGGGTGGGGAGAATACTGTGGGAAGTTGTATAAATTACATCCCAGATGACCCACTCCTCTCCGGTGCATCCAGAAGCATTTATACATACTTCACATGTATATGTGGGTTAAGACACTGtcacaattttataaaatgaaacaaagcaACACTGTGTACCTGACACTTTGAGACAATTCTGTAAAGCATTTAGTCTTCACTCATCCCTCTCAACAAAACTTGACAAGGACATGTTAGGTTTTGATACGAGAATAATTCTACGTAACATATTCTAAAGAGACCCTTATAATATACTATACATTAAGATACACTATAGATAATCTAAGtacctcagaggctgaggcaggaggattacaagttgaaagtcagcctcagcaaatgtgaggggcaaagcaactcagtgagaacctgtctctaaatataatacaaaatagggctggagatgtggctcaagtgtccctgagtccaatccccagtaaccaccaggccccctccaaaaaaaaaaaaaaaagatacagtgtAGATTATATCTTCATAAGTACATTTCCTGATATTTTTCCACTTGTGTGCAATTACTACTATGATACGTTCCAGTGTTTCTATTCAAACAAGTATTCAATATCTGTCCACTGTGTTGAAGTTGTTTAGAGTTAACAACCTCTAGAGAAAACAGTTTTGGAAGGACTTTTTTTGAAGTCTGTAGTCTTACAAATTTTTGAATTTGTAGTTAGAAAAGAATGTTGATACTCCTGGGATaatctaattttatttatgttataaaTTTGCAATTTATAATTCGATGCAATTTATAAAAATGACAAGGTGGTTACAATTATATGGAAAACTCTAAGGAGGATTACAGTAATTATCCATGTTTTGGATACTCAGAGTTTTAACTTACAAATTTTGGCTGTACATATCCATAGTTTTATATCCGTATATCTAACAATTTATCTGCCCTCTAATAACTTGTGTATCTTCTCAGGATATCTTGACCCTAGTACTATTGATAATCTGTGCTGGATTTAATTAAGAAGGCACATTGGATATAGTATGATGTTTAATGACTTAAATGACCTATAATTGCTAGTTGGTAAGAGCAGCTCATCTGCAGGTGGTgacaaacaaaatatatttagacAGTGGAAAATACTATTTGGTAAGTGAGCAGTTTACTTTTACCTGTTTCTACCTCTAAGTCTACATATCAATATTTTTTTGTGAGAAATAGGTTGCTTTCCAAATATTATATAAGTTGTAACGTCTGGATATACTTTGTTTGTAGTAACTTTGTACTAAAAAAGAATCTCCCAGCCATATAACATGATAGCTTTTAACCgtgataatgtctctattgcagaAAAGATTTTCTGGTGAATCTGGATGGAGAAACGCAACCTCTCAGTGGTGCATGAGTTCATTCTGATGGGCATTACATCGCGCCCTGAGCTGCAGGCTCCATTATTTGGGTTGTTCCTCATCATctacctggtctcagtgttgggcaACTTGGGCATGATCATCCTCACCAAGGTGGACCACAGCCTGCAAACACCCATGTACTTTTTCCTGAGGCACCTGGCTATTACAGATCTTGGTTATTCTACAGCTGTGGGCCCTAAAATGCTAGTAAAATTTCTTGTGGATCAAAATACGATCTCCTATTACTTTTGTGCCACACAGCTAgctttctttcttctgtttattGTCAGTGAACTTTTTATTCTGTCTGCAATGTCTTATGatcgctatgtggccatctgtaACCCTCTCCTCTACACTGTCATTATGTCACAGAGGATATGTTATATACTGGTGGCAATCCCATATCTCTACTGCACATTTGTATCTCTTCTAGTCAccataaagatttttattttacctttctGTGGCTACAATGTCATCAGTCATTTCTACTGTGACAGCCTCCCTTTGCTATCTTTGCTTTGCTCAAACACCCATGAAATTGAATTGATAATTTTAATCTTAGCAGCTTTTGATTTGATTTCCTCTCTTCTGATTGTCCTTGTGTCCTACCTGCTCATTCTCATAGCCATTCTCAGGATGAAGTCTGCTGAGGGCAGGCGCAAGGCTTTCTCCACCTGTGGATCCCACCTGACAGTGGTCATAGTGTTCTATGGGACTTTGATATTTATGTATGTCCAGCCCAAGTCCACTCACTCCTTTGACACTGATAAAGTGGCTTCCATATTTTACACTCTGGTTATCCCCATGTTGAATCCTTTGATCTACAGCTTGAGAAACAAAGATGTAAAATATGCTCTACAGAGGACCTGGAATAAACTGtgcaatattttttctttaaggctTCATACAAGATGATTCCTATGAATAGGGTTATGGGCATGCATCTTGGCTCTGTATACACtgagaagaaataaaaagcaaaacttgGGTTTAATATGCGTTTATACATTGTATTATACATGTCAGTTTCTTTTCATTCCTACACATAGATTAATGAAGAACCATTGAAGATATATTCTTTCTTTGAGAAGGACAAATTAAGCATACTCATAATTAGTCAATTTTATAGAACAGAAGATAAGCTACGAAGATATAGTTCAAATATAGGAAGTGCAGGAAGTGGGAATGCTGAGAGAGTTACAGAAGGAAATGTGTTTTAATCACCTTTGGAATAAAACTTGCAGTGCCTGTCTCTTACATGTCTTGTTTGTGTGTAAATAGTCTCTTTCATTCTGTTTCAGCTGTCATAGTGTCCCTTGTTGTATTTTGCAATTGTCTTCAATACTGATCATTTATATAGTATATTAGGATTTGATGTTTGATTAACAGACAGAAATAATAACTCTTACAGGTATTGGTATCCCACTCATTGGTCACTGTGCCTCTACTGCCTCATATGAGTCTCTTTACTAGAACTCAGCAGTCCGTGAATTCTGACtggctcttatttttttttttcaatcatctAGTTTTCTTGTCACTCATGAACATATCATTTAAGATATATTCTTAGAGTACCCAGGTGTGCTCAAGTTTGTACTTTTAATCCACTTGTTGACCTAACTTGATAACTGACCATTGGGTTTTATagattgttattttttatttaatctaaAAAGAAGCAATTGCctatattaaaaatttttgttttgcaaCACTCAACTGTACCACAGGATGATTTAATTAGAATCCCATTTGAAATATCCCCTGCTAGGTCAAGGGCACTATTTATTTACCCCAATTCAATGGTATATTTTCTTCTACTATTGTGACACCCAGACGGCTCTCATCATTATGCTCATCATCCGTGAGCTTTTCTCTTGTCTGCCTGACCTACAGACACTTCTGCTCCACACTGTTACCCATGAAAGCTGCTCACAATTCTCCCCATGATAACAATTATTAAACTTGATATCAGGAAAGGATATGCTTGtatctttctgtttttctttataaTGTTAAGTTCTCAATcttcttttcattgtattttCTGGAAGGACACCAAAATGAAAAGAGAGCATTTATTTTGTACCACTATTTAAACCCTTTTATCAATCCCTGCCTTTGAATTGTAAAATTCAATATACTGATATTTAGAGAAATTACAGATAATGGAGGATACCCTTCTGGAAACTGGCCTTTTGTgtctttttgtatgtgtgtgtgacatTATTCCTTTTCTCTGTTAGAAGATCCCGTTCAGTTGTAAATGAGCTCTAATATAGGTGTTTACTTTGAATATCTACAAGTTCTTAAGAGAATAAGATAAGATTATAAACTGAACAATtctcagaaatcacagaacaggaAGGCACCTGAATTCCAAACAACCAGAGAATAAAGTCCTTGTTGAACACCTGGGCATCCAGGGCAGGTCTCAGTGGTCCTATCAAGAGCTGGAAACAAG
Encoded proteins:
- the LOC143391776 gene encoding olfactory receptor 8J3-like, translated to MAPGNLTQLTEFILIGVSDLPELQIPLFLVFLLIYGLTVMGNLGFITLTSVDSILQTPMYFFLRHLAIINFSNLTIIAPKMLVNFLRSEKTSLYFECATQLGGFLVFIVAEVFMLAVMAYDRYVAICNPLLYMVVVSLRFCLLLVSLTYFYGFCTAIVVTPCVFSVYYCSSNVINHFYCDTMPLLTLSCSDTYIPETVVFISAASNIVFSMTVVLVSYFNIVWSILRMRSSEGRKKAFSTCASHMMAVTVFYGTLLFMYLQPQTNYSLDTDKMASVFYTLVIPMLNPMIYSLRNKEVKAALRRFMTNPCYSFRSM
- the LOC143390477 gene encoding olfactory receptor 8K3, whose translation is MEKRNLSVVHEFILMGITSRPELQAPLFGLFLIIYLVSVLGNLGMIILTKVDHSLQTPMYFFLRHLAITDLGYSTAVGPKMLVKFLVDQNTISYYFCATQLAFFLLFIVSELFILSAMSYDRYVAICNPLLYTVIMSQRICYILVAIPYLYCTFVSLLVTIKIFILPFCGYNVISHFYCDSLPLLSLLCSNTHEIELIILILAAFDLISSLLIVLVSYLLILIAILRMKSAEGRRKAFSTCGSHLTVVIVFYGTLIFMYVQPKSTHSFDTDKVASIFYTLVIPMLNPLIYSLRNKDVKYALQRTWNKLCNIFSLRLHTR